The Pseudoalteromonas aliena SW19 genome includes a region encoding these proteins:
- the bfr gene encoding bacterioferritin codes for MKGDKDVIAALNKVLANELVGINQYFLHARMFKDFGFTQLDKADYKVSIQKMKNADRLIERILFLEGLPNLQDLGRLRIGENSEEMIAANMSFELDTIGELQSAVKLAESKKDYITREALDHILNEQEEQIDWLETQQLLIKNTGIKNYLQSQL; via the coding sequence ATGAAAGGCGATAAAGACGTTATTGCGGCGCTTAACAAAGTACTCGCTAATGAGCTTGTTGGTATTAACCAATACTTTTTACATGCACGCATGTTTAAAGATTTTGGCTTTACACAACTAGATAAAGCAGATTACAAAGTATCTATTCAAAAAATGAAAAACGCCGATCGTTTAATCGAGCGTATTTTATTTTTAGAAGGTTTACCAAATCTTCAAGATTTAGGCCGATTACGTATTGGTGAAAACAGCGAAGAAATGATTGCAGCTAATATGAGTTTTGAACTCGATACAATCGGCGAGTTACAAAGTGCAGTGAAACTAGCTGAAAGCAAAAAAGATTATATTACTCGTGAAGCCCTTGATCACATTTTAAATGAGCAAGAAGAGCAAATTGATTGGTTAGAAACCCAACAATTACTTATTAAAAATACGGGTATTAAAAACTACTTACAGTCTCAACTGTAA
- the bfr gene encoding bacterioferritin — protein sequence MKGNQKVIDAFNTLLANELAAIDQYFIHSRMYDDWGLNKLYERLNHEMEEEKDHADWLIKRILFLEGVPNMTKRRDLLIGSDVKSMMQNDLTLELEVVACVKDVIAICEEQQDYQSRSILEKLLFDTEEDHVYWLEQQLGLIDKIGSENYHQAQMA from the coding sequence ATGAAAGGTAATCAAAAAGTAATCGATGCGTTTAATACATTGTTAGCTAACGAGTTAGCGGCAATCGATCAGTATTTTATACACTCGCGCATGTATGACGACTGGGGTTTAAACAAGCTATACGAGCGCCTTAACCACGAAATGGAAGAAGAAAAAGATCACGCAGATTGGCTTATTAAGCGTATCTTGTTTCTAGAAGGTGTACCAAATATGACTAAGCGCCGTGATTTACTTATCGGTAGCGATGTAAAAAGCATGATGCAAAACGATTTAACACTTGAGCTTGAAGTAGTCGCGTGTGTTAAAGATGTAATCGCAATATGTGAAGAACAACAAGATTACCAATCTCGTAGCATTTTAGAAAAACTGTTATTTGATACAGAAGAAGATCATGTTTACTGGTTAGAACAACAACTTGGCTTAATTGATAAGATTGGCTCTGAAAATTATCATCAAGCACAAATGGCTTAG
- a CDS encoding DUF6436 domain-containing protein has protein sequence MQSSNRTNYLIITVIVTWLFFVIAGFIYFQVGQLKAFDSTKMLIKNSWFHNFKQQLIWKNKEVASLILVTEQSCGCFKQAKSHISSLTTLAKTKGLDVVQLQLTQELKAVVPATPAAIIIDKNGDFVYVGPLSEGLACAQGSGFVEAVINNLVAGYNSKLLITDTKGCYCVNKV, from the coding sequence TTGCAAAGTTCAAATAGAACTAACTATTTAATTATTACAGTGATTGTAACCTGGTTATTTTTTGTTATAGCAGGGTTCATTTACTTTCAGGTAGGGCAACTGAAAGCATTTGATAGCACGAAAATGCTGATAAAAAATAGCTGGTTTCATAATTTTAAACAGCAGTTAATATGGAAAAATAAAGAAGTTGCATCCTTAATATTGGTTACAGAGCAAAGTTGTGGATGTTTTAAGCAAGCTAAGTCGCACATTTCGTCGCTAACGACTTTAGCCAAAACTAAAGGGCTGGATGTAGTTCAACTGCAACTTACACAAGAGCTTAAGGCTGTTGTACCAGCAACTCCCGCTGCGATTATTATCGACAAAAACGGTGACTTTGTTTATGTTGGACCGCTTTCTGAAGGATTAGCATGCGCGCAAGGTAGTGGGTTTGTTGAAGCTGTGATAAACAACTTAGTTGCAGGATATAACTCAAAACTTTTAATTACCGATACAAAGGGCTGTTACTGCGTTAATAAAGTATAG
- a CDS encoding methyl-accepting chemotaxis protein produces MSNVSRLFTIIFSLLFIESIGIGLYFGTLLQAFIIGLPLCLLPIWLLNTQADSKVTPHIVAAAIMMFSFLHIQQAYGLIEIHFEIFILMPMLIVFVQWRVFITAIVFVAVHHLSFYYLQTQNTGVYVFDPDRLAFSTVLIHACYAIVEVLVVGYIAKILQQERRAGASLSFATEQIMLDPEHIKLSLRADDVKSEAVNGFNTLLNYLSDVIKQVQTQSGSLQTNSQELIQVHDQLADAAQQRTQQTDDIANSGAQVAEGFKLVEQESEVLKLQVDNITQAASGALDDVLQTDSKSRELLKLLNHTEEQINHLVSAGDVISGLLNEISGIAEQTNLLALNAAIEAARAGEHGRGFAVVADEVRSLANNSKATTDKISLTLKNLVSNSKTSTQSMGQCVDFVVDLTQISTGMKENISAMSEQIKAVSSSANSVAQVVAEQAGNTEQIAQNTNKMLENQYVDSSIVKQLTAKVQLIDVSIEVLEQSIAKFK; encoded by the coding sequence ATGTCCAATGTTAGTCGATTATTTACAATTATTTTTAGTTTGCTATTCATCGAATCCATAGGGATAGGTTTGTATTTTGGGACATTATTACAAGCATTTATTATTGGTTTGCCACTATGTTTGCTGCCTATTTGGCTTTTAAATACTCAAGCTGATAGCAAAGTAACACCGCACATAGTGGCCGCAGCGATTATGATGTTTTCCTTTTTGCACATACAACAAGCGTACGGTTTAATCGAAATACATTTTGAGATATTTATTTTAATGCCAATGTTAATTGTTTTTGTACAATGGCGGGTATTTATCACTGCTATCGTATTTGTGGCGGTTCATCATTTATCTTTTTATTATTTACAGACTCAAAACACAGGTGTTTATGTATTTGATCCTGATAGGCTTGCTTTTTCTACCGTGCTTATACACGCTTGTTATGCAATAGTCGAAGTGCTTGTTGTCGGCTATATTGCTAAAATTTTGCAGCAAGAACGTCGTGCTGGTGCATCACTGAGTTTTGCAACTGAGCAAATTATGTTAGACCCTGAACATATAAAATTATCACTAAGAGCTGATGATGTAAAAAGTGAAGCTGTTAATGGCTTTAATACATTATTAAATTATTTATCTGATGTAATTAAGCAAGTACAAACCCAGTCAGGATCTTTACAAACTAATTCACAAGAACTTATTCAAGTTCATGATCAATTGGCTGATGCTGCTCAGCAGCGTACACAGCAAACAGATGATATTGCAAATTCCGGTGCTCAAGTTGCTGAGGGCTTCAAGTTAGTTGAACAAGAAAGTGAAGTATTAAAGCTTCAGGTTGATAACATTACACAAGCAGCAAGTGGTGCTTTAGACGATGTTTTACAAACGGACAGTAAAAGCAGAGAATTGTTAAAACTTCTTAATCATACCGAAGAGCAGATCAACCATTTAGTTAGTGCGGGGGATGTTATTTCAGGTTTACTTAATGAAATATCGGGTATTGCAGAGCAAACTAACTTATTAGCTTTAAACGCAGCAATAGAAGCGGCCAGAGCGGGCGAGCACGGTAGGGGCTTTGCGGTCGTTGCTGATGAGGTACGTTCTCTTGCTAATAATAGTAAGGCAACGACAGATAAAATTAGTCTTACACTTAAAAATTTAGTGAGTAATAGTAAAACATCAACGCAGTCTATGGGCCAATGCGTAGATTTCGTTGTTGATCTTACTCAAATAAGCACTGGGATGAAAGAAAACATATCAGCGATGAGCGAGCAGATCAAAGCTGTATCTAGTAGTGCAAATTCAGTCGCGCAAGTGGTCGCAGAGCAGGCGGGTAATACTGAGCAAATAGCTCAAAATACCAATAAGATGCTTGAAAACCAATATGTAGACTCAAGTATAGTGAAACAGTTGACGGCTAAAGTTCAACTTATTGATGTCAGTATTGAAGTTTTAGAGCAAAGTATTGCAAAGTTCAAATAG
- a CDS encoding isochorismatase family protein produces the protein MSTILNVDVTQSLFLVIDLQARLAPVIENFSGVLNCALQLSHASQVHNVPTLITEQYKKGLGETHQQIKNALPKAEYTNKTFFSACEEPHFLETLQSYARSEIIVIGTEAHVCVLQTCLDLLQNGFNVIIAADAVGSRNKEHVRIALDQLRQAGAIISCAETIIFQWTKNSATPTFKEILPIVK, from the coding sequence ATGAGTACAATTTTGAATGTAGATGTAACCCAAAGCTTATTCTTGGTCATTGATCTGCAGGCTCGATTAGCGCCTGTCATTGAAAATTTTTCGGGCGTTTTAAATTGTGCATTACAGTTATCACACGCAAGCCAGGTTCATAATGTGCCAACCCTAATAACTGAGCAGTATAAAAAGGGATTAGGGGAGACGCATCAACAAATAAAAAATGCATTACCAAAGGCCGAATACACTAATAAAACGTTTTTTAGTGCGTGTGAAGAGCCTCATTTTTTAGAAACATTACAAAGCTACGCACGTTCAGAGATTATAGTTATTGGCACTGAAGCACATGTATGTGTGTTACAAACATGCTTGGATTTATTGCAAAATGGTTTTAACGTTATTATCGCTGCGGATGCTGTCGGTTCTCGAAATAAAGAGCACGTTCGCATAGCCCTTGATCAGTTACGACAAGCCGGAGCTATTATTTCGTGTGCGGAAACAATTATATTTCAATGGACTAAAAATTCAGCAACCCCTACATTTAAAGAAATATTGCCTATAGTTAAATAA
- a CDS encoding (2Fe-2S)-binding protein, whose product MYICLCHGVTDKKIEQTIDDGATTMRELTKELKVGSQCGKCCGCTKKILNRRLIQIADVTDQVA is encoded by the coding sequence ATGTATATTTGTCTATGTCACGGTGTGACTGATAAAAAAATTGAGCAAACAATTGACGATGGTGCAACAACCATGCGTGAATTAACTAAAGAGCTTAAAGTGGGCAGCCAATGCGGTAAGTGTTGTGGCTGTACTAAAAAGATCCTTAATCGCAGGCTGATTCAGATTGCTGATGTAACGGATCAAGTTGCTTAA
- a CDS encoding TMEM165/GDT1 family protein has protein sequence MEVFLTSTVTVTLAEIGDKTQFLSLLLAARFHNKIALIIGILAATIINHALSAWLGDWLSGNFTTHYMPLIVNISFIVVGFWLLIPDKDEEVTQKYDHFGAFLVTFVLFFIAEIGDKTQIATILLGAQYQSVFWVTLGTTAGMLIANVPVIYAGNTLLKKIPLSKVRVIAASVFVLLGIYGLIAL, from the coding sequence ATGGAAGTTTTTCTTACCTCAACCGTCACTGTTACCCTTGCTGAAATAGGCGATAAAACACAGTTTTTATCATTACTTCTCGCCGCTCGTTTTCATAATAAAATTGCACTTATTATAGGCATTTTAGCTGCAACAATTATTAACCATGCTTTGTCTGCGTGGTTAGGCGATTGGCTCAGCGGTAACTTTACAACTCACTACATGCCATTGATTGTCAATATCAGCTTTATTGTTGTAGGCTTTTGGCTGCTTATTCCAGATAAAGATGAAGAGGTAACTCAAAAATACGATCATTTTGGTGCGTTTTTAGTCACTTTCGTCTTATTTTTTATTGCTGAAATTGGTGACAAAACACAAATAGCAACAATTTTGTTAGGTGCTCAATATCAATCTGTTTTTTGGGTAACACTGGGGACGACGGCTGGTATGTTAATAGCGAATGTCCCTGTAATTTATGCTGGCAACACCTTGCTTAAAAAAATCCCACTAAGCAAAGTACGTGTTATTGCAGCAAGTGTGTTTGTACTGTTGGGTATATATGGTTTGATAGCACTTTAA
- a CDS encoding EAL domain-containing protein, protein MRLNKWLFILSTIALICFGNVFASQNYAQQLQRISTDEGLSQSYVTKSLQDNLGFIWIATTQGLNRFDGHQVNIFDGGVGLERYNIASLFKTHDDKIIVSTESSGAYLIDPINLSTVKIYSGVTSEKSNYIPPILAVEQIQDVFYFAIRNQVFSFSINSKILTLEATIDDETNHIRALSVYKNDLFIGANKGLYFQNLANKQLTKLELHDRTQNTLDNNDVKFLSIDSQLGLLVGTVEGLYAVALDDNTLLNTSKISTIIPEYNIWDYKKTPYGEFIATEQGLFQYHRDTGNTEFILNFSDSKFNITENTINDLMVDATGMFWLASRTQGVFTWAIQTRRFNKIKLPANNVINTIYQDKDDSTWFGTDNGITHASADMKKSENYLESDDNKAVYGKFSVFDIIPAHLEPESQYLWLVRYYDLILFDKKAKKIVSKQTIDLEPNNPIDFYGFSEIANDTFAYFSNENFFIYNGKTKNVRIIKGLKEQIDPFDAYTFLRPLDTHPDELLISTYTHLFRYNEKNQTLTIIYAAQNRKGNTLYTIDDWLINNKTLWLATSQEGLIGLDSTSYERKYHFDMSDGLKTESMYSLQLDEYGFLWISSQNGLYRLDTQTQALTVYTVKDGLSVNQFSVIGANKLNNGNLIFGSSYGAISFDAADFIKQSQQAPVFKTLITDITLLSRQVNYHPMQYASTPLALNHDDIGLGISFSNFDFHNANKTYYKVSLTGPTSLNYDNLKSNKIFFTTLPPGDYILTVSSHNINSSKTSESSTLLFNIAYAPWQSPLAYTIYTLSIISILFLLFWQYRHRKITIENAHRATIHSQKQTELALRNNKSGVWDYDLKSKTVNTLRGNELGYASLPERIELAYFIALIHPDDRRRVESLWNMFIQKNEPLQNWQATYRLHHKNGHWLWYQDIGQIIYNPLSNEPLYVSGIYTNITEQRANEQQANVLGEAFSQINDWLLILDTQLMPFSANNSLLDAFSSNSAKAKLSTKLLIKAMGKAKCKKFAAKLKSLKPKQNWHTDTYIKTKKNKNHPIHLSVTAVAKEDNNVSYYVVVISDLTEQKRAENELRYLANYDPLTRLPNRSLMYQKIEIAIEKAQQSVTQCAILFIDLDKFKPVNDSFGHAVGDKLLCNITERVSAILDEYSTLGRQSGDEFLVLIENTSSVKSLNHTVKEISAELANKVIIEDFSINISASIGVALYPFDAETTDILIRNADVAMMHAKQNGRNGFKFFNEKMNEKIKQKLILENNLKDAAKDNLFFNHYQPIVDIEAKVINGVELLMRWENDGQLISPAQFIPIAEETGLIEMLTEQALKRALSELAPILSSNPLFYISLNLSPKHILKENIAKRLLSILNDNQVSPMQLRLEITENTLLDDKVKAAKQLQKLQALGFKLLLDDFGTGYSSLTYLSQFPINVIKIDQSFVNSIGIDKGDESIIKSIFSLANNLELSCIAEGVETREQMIFLTNMGCLAQQGYYFAKPMKAEKLCESGCFNKIINLI, encoded by the coding sequence GTGCGTTTGAATAAATGGCTTTTCATCCTCAGTACAATTGCTTTAATTTGCTTTGGAAACGTTTTCGCATCGCAAAACTATGCTCAACAGTTACAACGCATTTCTACCGATGAAGGCTTATCGCAAAGCTATGTTACAAAGTCATTACAAGACAATTTAGGTTTTATATGGATTGCAACTACGCAGGGCTTAAATCGATTTGACGGCCATCAAGTTAATATCTTTGATGGGGGCGTTGGGTTAGAGCGTTACAATATAGCTAGTTTATTTAAAACACATGATGACAAAATTATTGTATCAACAGAGAGCTCTGGTGCTTATTTAATCGATCCTATTAATTTAAGCACAGTAAAAATTTACTCCGGAGTGACCTCTGAAAAATCAAATTATATTCCGCCCATTTTAGCTGTAGAGCAAATCCAAGATGTCTTTTATTTTGCGATACGTAATCAAGTTTTCTCGTTTAGTATAAATAGTAAAATACTCACTTTAGAGGCTACCATTGACGATGAAACTAATCATATTCGCGCATTGAGTGTGTACAAAAATGACTTGTTCATCGGTGCAAACAAAGGATTATATTTTCAAAACTTAGCAAATAAGCAACTAACTAAACTTGAGTTACACGATCGTACGCAAAATACACTCGATAATAATGATGTTAAGTTTTTAAGTATCGACTCTCAATTAGGTCTACTCGTGGGCACAGTAGAGGGGCTTTATGCTGTAGCACTGGATGATAATACCCTTTTAAACACTTCTAAAATATCCACAATCATTCCTGAATATAATATTTGGGATTATAAAAAAACACCCTACGGAGAGTTTATAGCCACCGAGCAAGGGCTATTCCAGTATCACCGAGACACAGGTAACACTGAATTTATTTTAAATTTTAGCGACAGTAAGTTTAATATCACTGAAAATACAATTAATGATTTAATGGTTGATGCAACGGGTATGTTTTGGCTTGCATCGCGTACGCAAGGTGTTTTTACATGGGCTATTCAAACAAGACGGTTTAACAAAATAAAATTACCCGCTAACAACGTTATTAATACAATTTATCAAGATAAAGACGATTCAACTTGGTTTGGCACAGATAACGGCATCACTCATGCATCTGCTGATATGAAAAAATCTGAAAACTATTTAGAATCAGACGATAATAAAGCCGTTTATGGAAAATTTTCAGTATTTGATATTATCCCAGCTCATTTAGAGCCTGAATCACAATATTTATGGCTAGTTCGCTACTACGACCTCATTTTATTTGATAAAAAAGCAAAGAAAATAGTTTCAAAACAAACGATAGATTTAGAACCAAATAACCCGATTGATTTTTACGGCTTTTCTGAAATTGCAAACGATACATTTGCATACTTCAGTAACGAAAACTTTTTTATCTATAACGGAAAAACAAAAAATGTACGGATAATTAAAGGACTAAAAGAGCAAATTGACCCATTCGATGCATATACGTTTCTTCGCCCTTTAGATACCCACCCTGATGAATTACTGATCAGCACATATACGCACCTATTTCGTTATAATGAAAAAAACCAAACACTTACAATAATTTACGCAGCCCAAAATAGAAAAGGCAATACGCTCTACACCATTGATGATTGGCTCATTAATAACAAAACATTATGGCTTGCTACCAGCCAAGAAGGCCTCATTGGCTTGGATTCGACGAGTTATGAGAGAAAATATCATTTTGATATGAGTGATGGCTTAAAAACTGAATCTATGTATTCTTTGCAACTCGATGAGTATGGCTTCTTATGGATAAGCAGTCAAAATGGGCTCTATCGCCTTGATACGCAAACTCAAGCTTTAACTGTTTACACCGTTAAGGATGGCCTTTCGGTTAATCAATTTAGTGTTATTGGCGCAAATAAATTAAATAATGGTAATTTAATTTTTGGCAGTAGTTATGGGGCAATCTCATTTGATGCCGCTGACTTTATCAAACAATCGCAACAAGCCCCCGTTTTTAAAACGTTAATAACTGATATTACATTGCTATCAAGGCAAGTGAATTACCACCCAATGCAATATGCATCAACTCCATTAGCACTAAACCATGACGACATTGGCCTTGGAATAAGCTTTTCAAATTTTGACTTTCACAATGCCAATAAAACATATTACAAAGTATCATTAACGGGCCCTACCTCGCTCAATTACGATAATTTGAAATCGAATAAAATCTTCTTTACTACACTTCCCCCTGGCGACTACATTTTAACCGTGTCTTCACATAATATAAATAGCTCTAAAACAAGCGAGAGTAGCACGCTACTGTTTAATATCGCTTATGCACCTTGGCAGTCACCACTTGCATACACTATTTATACTTTAAGTATTATCAGTATTTTGTTTTTACTTTTTTGGCAATACCGTCATCGTAAAATTACAATTGAAAATGCACATCGCGCAACTATTCATTCTCAAAAACAGACCGAATTAGCACTGAGAAATAATAAAAGTGGTGTTTGGGATTACGATTTAAAAAGCAAAACAGTAAACACATTGCGAGGTAATGAATTAGGCTACGCTAGTTTACCCGAACGTATTGAGTTAGCGTACTTTATTGCCCTTATACATCCTGATGATCGTAGAAGAGTCGAAAGCCTATGGAATATGTTCATTCAAAAAAATGAACCACTGCAAAATTGGCAAGCGACTTATAGATTACATCATAAAAATGGCCATTGGCTGTGGTACCAAGACATTGGCCAAATTATATATAACCCTCTATCAAACGAACCTTTGTATGTATCTGGTATATATACAAATATTACCGAGCAACGTGCCAATGAGCAGCAAGCTAATGTTCTTGGTGAAGCATTTAGCCAAATAAATGACTGGTTACTTATTCTCGATACTCAGTTAATGCCATTTTCTGCTAACAATAGTCTTTTAGACGCGTTTTCAAGCAACTCAGCTAAGGCAAAATTAAGCACTAAGTTATTAATTAAAGCGATGGGCAAAGCAAAATGTAAAAAATTTGCAGCCAAGCTAAAATCGTTGAAACCAAAACAAAACTGGCATACAGATACTTACATTAAAACGAAAAAAAATAAAAACCACCCTATCCATCTTAGTGTCACAGCCGTTGCCAAAGAGGATAATAACGTTAGCTATTATGTGGTTGTTATTTCAGATCTGACGGAACAAAAACGAGCAGAAAACGAGTTACGCTATTTAGCAAACTACGATCCTTTAACTCGCTTACCTAATCGCAGTTTAATGTATCAAAAAATAGAAATAGCTATAGAAAAAGCGCAACAGAGCGTTACTCAATGCGCTATTTTATTTATTGATTTAGATAAATTCAAACCTGTGAACGATTCTTTTGGCCATGCTGTGGGTGATAAACTACTGTGTAACATTACTGAACGTGTAAGCGCGATATTAGACGAATACTCTACATTGGGCCGCCAAAGTGGGGATGAATTTTTAGTTTTGATCGAAAATACCAGCTCAGTAAAATCATTAAATCACACAGTAAAAGAAATCAGCGCGGAGCTTGCAAACAAAGTTATTATTGAAGACTTTTCTATTAATATATCTGCCAGCATAGGTGTTGCATTATATCCTTTCGATGCTGAAACAACCGATATATTAATTAGGAATGCTGATGTTGCAATGATGCATGCAAAACAAAATGGCAGAAACGGGTTCAAGTTTTTCAACGAAAAAATGAATGAAAAAATAAAACAAAAGTTAATTCTTGAAAATAATTTAAAAGACGCGGCCAAAGACAACTTGTTTTTTAACCATTATCAACCAATTGTCGATATTGAAGCAAAAGTAATTAACGGTGTCGAACTGCTTATGCGCTGGGAAAACGATGGACAACTCATATCACCGGCTCAGTTTATCCCTATTGCAGAAGAAACCGGCTTAATAGAAATGCTCACTGAGCAAGCTTTAAAACGGGCCTTATCTGAATTAGCGCCCATACTATCCAGTAATCCGTTATTTTATATTTCTTTAAATTTATCGCCAAAGCATATTCTTAAAGAAAACATAGCAAAGCGTTTACTCTCAATCCTAAACGACAATCAGGTAAGTCCGATGCAGCTGCGTCTCGAGATCACCGAAAACACATTGTTGGATGATAAAGTTAAGGCTGCAAAACAGCTTCAAAAATTACAAGCGCTTGGATTCAAGTTGCTCCTTGATGACTTTGGGACAGGCTATTCTTCATTAACTTATTTGAGTCAATTTCCTATTAATGTGATTAAAATCGATCAAAGCTTTGTAAATAGTATTGGCATAGATAAAGGTGACGAGTCTATCATTAAGAGTATATTTTCACTTGCTAACAACCTTGAGTTATCTTGTATCGCTGAAGGTGTTGAAACACGAGAGCAGATGATATTTTTAACTAATATGGGATGCTTAGCACAACAAGGTTATTATTTTGCTAAGCCGATGAAAGCTGAAAAGCTGTGTGAAAGTGGCTGTTTCAACAAAATAATTAACTTAATTTAG